From Halapricum desulfuricans, a single genomic window includes:
- a CDS encoding LEA type 2 family protein: protein MILSLAKRLLKLVGGVFLVVAVLLAFGLVTGAIGVPSVTVEDPGEWGTTTEETTEIETTLAVENPNPLGVTVSDGFSARYWVALNDVRLVEGQRESISIPKGTSTVTLTSTMDNDRIVPWWVEYVRANETIRLHATGEATVNVFGQRRISFPEQERTLLADQRPVIDAFSAAVSTMEGEYTAGAGTAGYEIRDTDAEWATVTEETSNMTLTMEVHNPGSVPVPLVPDGFRFDATANDVALFTASGDALTPESVDRDAMLRAGETRTVEYTVTMTNDNVDDWFRSHIANGEQSDLVIEPRLEFGVPEVGATITIPDHGGYECEFRTAILEDQESGSTCGSGGSVTVE, encoded by the coding sequence ATGATACTCTCACTGGCGAAGCGACTCCTCAAACTCGTCGGTGGGGTGTTCCTCGTCGTCGCAGTGTTGCTGGCATTCGGTCTCGTGACTGGGGCTATCGGGGTCCCGAGCGTCACTGTCGAGGATCCCGGCGAGTGGGGAACGACCACCGAAGAGACGACCGAAATCGAGACGACCCTGGCAGTCGAGAACCCGAATCCCCTCGGTGTGACCGTTTCCGATGGGTTCAGCGCGCGGTACTGGGTTGCGCTCAACGACGTCAGACTCGTTGAGGGGCAGCGCGAGTCGATATCGATCCCGAAGGGAACGAGCACGGTCACCCTCACGTCGACGATGGACAACGATCGGATCGTCCCGTGGTGGGTCGAATACGTCCGTGCCAACGAGACGATCAGGCTCCACGCGACGGGGGAGGCGACAGTCAACGTCTTCGGCCAGCGCCGGATATCGTTCCCCGAGCAGGAACGGACGTTACTGGCAGACCAGCGACCCGTTATCGACGCCTTTTCGGCGGCCGTCTCGACGATGGAAGGGGAGTACACGGCCGGAGCCGGTACCGCCGGCTACGAGATCCGTGACACGGACGCGGAGTGGGCTACGGTGACCGAGGAGACCTCGAATATGACGCTCACGATGGAGGTACACAATCCCGGGTCGGTCCCGGTACCGCTGGTGCCGGACGGGTTCCGGTTTGACGCCACTGCCAACGACGTAGCCCTGTTCACTGCGAGCGGAGACGCACTTACGCCCGAGAGTGTCGATCGAGATGCGATGCTCCGGGCCGGCGAGACCCGGACTGTCGAGTACACGGTGACGATGACGAACGACAACGTCGACGACTGGTTCCGTAGCCACATCGCAAACGGCGAACAGTCCGATCTCGTGATCGAGCCGCGTCTGGAGTTCGGCGTTCCGGAGGTCGGCGCCACGATCACGATTCCGGACCACGGCGGCTACGAGTGTGAGTTCCGGACGGCGATCCTCGAAGACCAGGAAAGCGGCTCGACCTGTGGCTCCGGCGGCTCGGTGACCGTCGAGTGA
- a CDS encoding LEA type 2 family protein, with the protein MDLPDPVRSVLAALPSLRTAVVGIVVTLGVVALLATALVATGVIAQPTVESIDNEWGEATNETTQIETQARVDNPNPIGIPGLLSVEYTASLNDVVLVEGKESGVGLSPGENTIAFTTAMDNDRIADWWVTHVNGDERSTLTIEPSVSGPGVSKSLPEQTSTVETDLLSSFENGTEETVSVDGEPLLTIGDRDAAWGEATAETTPLTLTAELSNDHDRPVSFSGVEYVVTMNNVTLGAGQTSDGIDLSSGESGTLTVDAALETAAFADWWPTHVRNDETSRMRVELYGLVDRGGTQTRVPIQLYQQRLQFQTDLLGDDGTSVESLSSTRDSVAVPTIGEIDRDWGTVTDETTEVHADTTVDNPNTDPAVNDLVRLTTTAETSINDVFVGSGSRETTLESGTNELRLTSQLDNTKVPTWWARHLNRGETSAVSTVTTTTADVGFTTIEVPTDDVNSTTETNLLADLNTDSQQSIGGDGQTYFVAESTAAEWGDATPQVAPLDAQSTLRNEQPVPITIQEIQYTVSIGGVTLADGSQLDGTTIGSGERGTVDLRIDLDNSRMDEWWLTHVRNGEQSTLAVDVTATIAAGGQARTIPLSMFSTNETVETDLLG; encoded by the coding sequence ATGGATCTGCCCGATCCCGTTCGGTCAGTACTCGCGGCGCTGCCGTCGTTACGGACAGCCGTCGTCGGTATCGTCGTCACGCTGGGAGTTGTCGCATTGCTTGCTACTGCTCTCGTCGCAACTGGCGTCATCGCCCAACCGACCGTCGAGAGTATCGACAACGAGTGGGGCGAAGCCACGAACGAGACGACACAGATCGAGACCCAGGCCCGTGTCGACAATCCGAATCCGATCGGCATTCCCGGTCTCCTCTCCGTGGAGTACACGGCCTCGCTGAACGACGTCGTCCTCGTGGAGGGCAAGGAGTCGGGCGTCGGGCTCTCGCCCGGCGAGAACACGATCGCGTTCACCACCGCGATGGATAACGATCGGATCGCGGACTGGTGGGTGACACACGTCAACGGCGACGAACGCTCGACGCTGACGATCGAACCGTCGGTGAGCGGTCCGGGAGTCAGCAAGTCGCTCCCCGAACAGACCTCGACCGTCGAGACCGACCTCCTGTCGTCGTTCGAGAACGGGACCGAAGAGACGGTCTCCGTGGACGGCGAACCGTTACTCACGATCGGTGACCGGGACGCAGCGTGGGGTGAGGCGACAGCGGAGACGACGCCACTGACGCTGACGGCCGAACTATCGAACGACCACGACCGGCCGGTTTCCTTCTCGGGCGTCGAGTACGTCGTTACCATGAACAACGTCACGCTGGGTGCGGGTCAGACGAGCGACGGGATCGATCTCTCGTCCGGCGAGTCCGGGACGCTGACGGTCGATGCGGCCCTGGAGACGGCCGCGTTCGCCGACTGGTGGCCGACCCACGTCCGCAACGACGAGACCAGCCGGATGCGCGTCGAACTGTACGGGCTCGTCGACCGGGGCGGCACCCAGACACGGGTCCCGATACAGCTCTACCAGCAGCGATTACAGTTCCAGACGGATCTGCTCGGGGACGACGGCACGAGCGTCGAGTCGCTGTCGAGTACCCGCGACTCGGTCGCCGTGCCGACGATCGGTGAGATCGACCGTGACTGGGGGACGGTAACCGATGAGACGACCGAGGTGCACGCGGACACGACTGTCGACAATCCCAATACCGATCCAGCGGTCAACGACCTCGTCCGGTTGACGACGACCGCCGAGACATCGATCAACGACGTCTTCGTCGGATCGGGGTCACGCGAGACGACCCTGGAGTCCGGCACGAACGAGTTGCGCCTGACCAGCCAACTCGACAACACGAAGGTCCCAACCTGGTGGGCTCGCCACCTCAATCGCGGTGAGACCTCGGCCGTGTCGACGGTGACGACCACGACTGCGGACGTCGGGTTCACGACGATCGAAGTCCCGACCGACGACGTGAACTCGACAACCGAGACGAACCTGCTGGCCGATCTGAACACGGACAGCCAGCAGTCGATCGGTGGGGACGGACAGACGTATTTCGTCGCCGAGTCGACGGCAGCTGAATGGGGCGACGCGACTCCGCAGGTAGCGCCCCTCGACGCACAGAGTACCCTGCGAAACGAACAGCCTGTCCCGATCACGATCCAGGAGATCCAGTACACCGTCTCGATCGGTGGCGTCACGCTGGCAGATGGGAGCCAGTTGGACGGGACGACGATCGGATCGGGCGAACGCGGGACTGTCGATCTGCGTATCGACCTCGATAACTCTCGGATGGACGAGTGGTGGCTCACGCACGTTCGCAACGGCGAACAATCGACGCTCGCGGTCGACGTGACGGCGACGATCGCGGCCGGCGGTCAGGCCCGGACGATCCCGCTATCGATGTTCTCGACGAACGAGACCGTCGAGACGGACCTGCTCGGGTAG
- a CDS encoding 1,4-dihydroxy-2-naphthoyl-CoA synthase has protein sequence MVSEIFDPDRWESIDRFDFSDITYHRAREVGAVRIAFDRPEVRNAFRPETVDELSTALDHAKRQTDVGCVLLTGNGPSPKDGGWAFCAGGDQSIRGDSGYEYSESPRDSASGAGTDPRASEGPDNPDAPENVGRLHILEVQRQIRHIPKPVVAVVPGWAVGGGHSLHVVCDMTLASAEHAKFLQTDPDVASFDSGFGSAYLAKQIGQKKAREVFFLGKTYSAEEAAEMGMVNEVVPHEQLEETALEWAETMTGKSPTAMRMLKYGFNLTDDGMVGQQVFAGEATRLAYMTDEAEEGRDAFNEGREPDFEEFPWHY, from the coding sequence ATGGTCTCGGAAATCTTCGATCCCGACCGCTGGGAGTCGATCGACCGCTTTGACTTCTCGGACATCACCTACCACCGCGCTCGCGAGGTCGGCGCGGTCCGGATCGCCTTCGACCGCCCCGAAGTGCGCAACGCCTTCCGACCCGAAACCGTCGACGAACTCTCGACCGCGCTCGATCACGCCAAGCGCCAGACCGACGTCGGATGCGTCCTGCTGACCGGCAACGGCCCCTCGCCGAAGGACGGCGGTTGGGCGTTCTGCGCCGGCGGCGACCAGTCGATCCGTGGCGATTCCGGGTATGAATACAGCGAATCGCCACGCGACTCGGCGAGCGGAGCGGGGACCGACCCGCGAGCGAGTGAGGGTCCGGACAACCCCGACGCGCCCGAGAACGTCGGCCGCCTGCACATCCTCGAAGTCCAGCGCCAGATTCGCCACATCCCGAAGCCCGTTGTGGCGGTGGTGCCGGGCTGGGCTGTCGGCGGCGGCCACTCGCTGCACGTCGTCTGTGACATGACGCTTGCGAGCGCCGAGCACGCCAAGTTCCTGCAGACCGACCCCGACGTGGCGAGCTTCGACTCCGGCTTCGGGTCGGCGTATCTCGCCAAGCAAATCGGCCAGAAGAAGGCCCGAGAGGTGTTCTTCCTCGGGAAGACCTACTCCGCCGAGGAGGCTGCCGAGATGGGCATGGTCAACGAGGTCGTCCCCCACGAGCAACTGGAGGAGACCGCTCTGGAGTGGGCCGAGACGATGACGGGCAAGTCCCCGACGGCGATGCGGATGCTCAAATACGGGTTCAACCTTACCGACGACGGGATGGTCGGCCAGCAGGTCTTCGCCGGCGAGGCGACCCGCCTGGCGTACATGACCGACGAGGCCGAGGAAGGCCGGGACGCCTTCAACGAGGGCCGGGAACCCGACTTCGAGGAGTTCCCCTGGCACTACTAA
- a CDS encoding J domain-containing protein: protein MAETFYDVLGVKADAEEPAIDAAFRKRIKEVHPDVNDSPEAEERSRRLIEAKEVLTDEAERARYDRLGHDQYVRQADTDASWATGTSTRSPSGTATERAAETDSDAAGAADPTWAGRDDWRHRRRRNRGSRRTRDRRDTGDSRTKNGDRASSSDGSGTDRTAERSDDATANAASASVDETQASAGVGTTSNVGGSVGWAAGGSHAVRNEPGQAGVGRGRLFPATQSVVLLVATFFSYPGLVFSSVYPGFSPLVNVIVAACTLALIVYLASIPEVGIYVFGGWTVFGTFVVLASTIEPLSPVGLLVLGVTWLPLGLTVLTYWALRW, encoded by the coding sequence ATGGCAGAGACGTTCTACGACGTGCTCGGCGTGAAAGCGGACGCCGAGGAACCAGCGATCGACGCGGCCTTCCGGAAGCGGATCAAGGAGGTGCATCCGGACGTCAACGACAGCCCCGAGGCCGAAGAGCGCTCCCGGCGGCTGATCGAGGCCAAGGAGGTGCTCACCGACGAGGCGGAACGTGCCCGCTACGACCGACTCGGCCACGACCAGTACGTCCGCCAGGCCGACACCGACGCGAGCTGGGCGACCGGTACGTCGACACGGTCACCGTCCGGGACGGCCACGGAGCGAGCGGCAGAGACCGACAGCGACGCGGCCGGAGCGGCCGACCCTACCTGGGCCGGGCGGGACGACTGGCGGCACAGACGACGGCGCAACCGCGGGAGTCGGCGCACACGGGACCGACGCGATACCGGGGACTCCCGAACCAAAAACGGCGACCGAGCGAGTTCGAGCGACGGCAGCGGGACTGATCGGACGGCCGAACGGAGCGACGACGCGACGGCGAACGCCGCCTCCGCGTCGGTCGATGAGACGCAGGCCTCGGCCGGGGTCGGCACGACGAGTAACGTCGGCGGATCGGTCGGGTGGGCGGCCGGCGGTAGTCACGCCGTCCGGAACGAGCCGGGCCAAGCCGGCGTCGGTCGGGGTCGACTGTTCCCGGCGACGCAGTCGGTCGTGTTGCTCGTCGCGACGTTTTTCTCGTATCCCGGCCTGGTGTTCAGCAGTGTCTATCCCGGGTTTTCGCCGCTGGTCAACGTCATCGTCGCGGCGTGTACGCTGGCGCTGATCGTCTATCTCGCCTCGATACCGGAGGTCGGTATCTACGTCTTCGGCGGCTGGACGGTGTTCGGGACGTTCGTCGTGCTCGCGAGCACAATCGAGCCGCTCTCACCGGTCGGCCTCCTCGTTCTCGGGGTGACGTGGCTGCCGCTCGGACTGACAGTGCTGACCTACTGGGCACTTCGGTGGTAG
- a CDS encoding isochorismate synthase: MKLLRGDEAVGTASELTVAARSLELDALDHDALVASIEGPSVVWRGQDSAIATTGATATITAAGPDRFGTVRETATALFERLRSQSTPRAARPRLFGGFAFHDGAEHRRSSVWDGFPDAWFVLPAAQVVREGDRTWLTVTATGPDAGRTAGERLDTWRERLADLPAHAGTDPPGIVDESRTPSRTEWREQIEDAVADIETGDLRKVVLAQSLSADLSVELSIPDALARLDDRYPDCYRFAIAPGEHRERTFLGATPETLVSLSGRTVETEALAGSTGRGETPDEDDWLAEELLGSEKDNHEHDLVVEAIREQLDSVAESVRTGGRTVRQLATVQHLRTPVSAELDDDSHVLDLVEALHPTPAVGGLPPDAALETIKATEAFDRGWYAAPVGWFDAAGDGTFAVAIRSALARGRTASLFAGAGIVPDSDPDREWDEVQLKYRPMLDTLA, from the coding sequence ATGAAATTACTGCGCGGGGACGAGGCCGTCGGGACGGCGTCGGAGCTCACCGTCGCAGCGCGCAGTCTCGAACTCGACGCGCTCGATCACGACGCCCTCGTCGCAAGCATCGAGGGGCCGAGCGTCGTCTGGCGGGGACAGGACAGCGCGATCGCGACGACGGGCGCGACCGCGACGATCACGGCCGCGGGCCCCGACCGATTTGGAACCGTCCGCGAGACCGCGACAGCGCTGTTCGAGCGGCTGCGATCCCAATCGACGCCCCGGGCGGCCCGGCCGCGGCTGTTCGGCGGCTTCGCCTTCCACGACGGAGCCGAACACAGGCGATCGAGCGTCTGGGACGGGTTCCCCGACGCCTGGTTCGTCCTGCCGGCCGCTCAAGTCGTCCGCGAGGGCGACCGCACGTGGCTCACAGTGACGGCGACCGGGCCGGACGCCGGTCGCACGGCCGGCGAACGGCTCGACACCTGGCGCGAGCGCCTGGCCGACCTGCCGGCACACGCTGGCACGGATCCGCCGGGAATCGTCGACGAATCCCGGACCCCTTCACGGACGGAGTGGCGCGAACAGATCGAGGACGCCGTCGCCGATATCGAGACCGGCGACCTCCGGAAAGTCGTCCTCGCGCAGTCGCTGTCGGCCGATCTTTCCGTAGAGCTGTCGATTCCTGACGCCCTTGCGCGGCTCGACGATCGTTATCCCGACTGCTACCGGTTCGCGATCGCCCCCGGGGAGCATCGCGAGCGGACGTTCCTGGGTGCGACCCCCGAGACGCTCGTCTCGCTGTCGGGTCGCACCGTCGAGACCGAGGCGCTGGCCGGTTCGACCGGCCGCGGCGAGACGCCCGACGAGGACGACTGGCTGGCCGAGGAGTTACTGGGCAGCGAGAAGGACAACCACGAGCACGACCTGGTGGTCGAGGCGATCCGCGAGCAACTCGACTCGGTCGCCGAAAGCGTTCGAACCGGCGGGCGGACCGTCCGCCAGCTTGCGACCGTTCAGCACCTCCGGACGCCGGTGTCTGCGGAACTCGACGACGACAGTCACGTTCTGGATCTCGTCGAGGCGCTGCATCCGACGCCGGCGGTCGGCGGGCTGCCGCCGGACGCTGCCCTGGAGACGATCAAGGCAACCGAAGCCTTCGATCGGGGCTGGTACGCCGCGCCGGTGGGCTGGTTCGACGCCGCCGGCGACGGCACCTTCGCGGTCGCGATCCGGTCGGCGCTCGCTCGCGGCCGGACGGCGTCACTGTTCGCCGGAGCCGGGATCGTACCCGACAGCGATCCCGACCGCGAGTGGGACGAGGTACAGTTGAAGTACCGCCCGATGCTGGATACGCTCGCATGA
- a CDS encoding FG-GAP repeat protein, whose translation MATDWRTRRAILGGLAGGTLAGMSGCLEVFSEEPNWETISPNPFTAVAKSHSPVATLGGSDRSESFGQAVATTGDTVFVGVPQAAPDGIKRAGIVAVFTQSGNGWEQTATLTGRKQKHDYFGGRIAASDSTLLVGNEYNYSGTSRIPVSVFERSNGDSWKLTTKLSERVYVGSMAVDDATAVLRMTDSDGLVDVFERESGWRRRQTLSVDEFDDGRTVGSVAVDGETILVGAPPKSGSKRRRAKSGVVHVFRRSSGTWSHQTTLSGATGTDEFGWSVSVCDGKAVIGDYGNDTAYVFDRSAGQWSRKQMYTATGSGSHQYFGDTVAMDGDTLLVGAPHAQFGDSVGAVYKLEQPSNTTDPRGTYFTAPDTSEQFGSQIATTNGTTIVAGRHSENGFVYVYER comes from the coding sequence ATGGCAACTGACTGGCGAACGAGACGGGCAATCTTGGGAGGGCTCGCGGGCGGAACGCTCGCTGGTATGAGTGGTTGTCTGGAAGTGTTCTCGGAGGAGCCCAACTGGGAGACGATCTCGCCAAACCCGTTCACTGCGGTTGCCAAATCCCACTCTCCGGTAGCCACACTCGGCGGCTCCGATCGATCGGAATCGTTCGGGCAGGCGGTCGCTACGACGGGCGATACTGTCTTCGTCGGCGTGCCGCAGGCAGCGCCTGATGGCATCAAAAGAGCGGGAATCGTGGCTGTCTTTACACAATCGGGAAATGGATGGGAGCAGACAGCGACGCTGACCGGTCGAAAGCAGAAACACGACTATTTCGGCGGACGGATCGCAGCCAGCGACTCGACGCTGCTAGTCGGCAACGAGTACAACTACTCGGGAACATCGCGAATTCCTGTGTCAGTGTTCGAGCGATCGAACGGAGACAGCTGGAAACTGACGACGAAGCTAAGCGAGCGCGTCTACGTCGGATCGATGGCAGTAGACGATGCTACGGCCGTCTTGCGGATGACAGACAGCGACGGGCTCGTCGACGTCTTCGAGCGTGAGAGCGGGTGGAGACGGCGACAGACGCTATCCGTTGACGAGTTCGACGACGGACGGACCGTCGGATCAGTCGCGGTTGATGGCGAGACGATACTGGTCGGGGCGCCACCGAAGTCAGGGTCCAAGCGTCGACGCGCCAAATCGGGCGTCGTTCACGTCTTCCGGCGATCAAGCGGGACCTGGAGTCATCAGACGACCCTCTCCGGAGCGACTGGGACAGATGAATTCGGCTGGTCGGTTTCGGTGTGTGATGGGAAGGCAGTAATTGGCGATTACGGTAACGATACAGCGTACGTGTTCGACCGATCAGCGGGACAGTGGTCTCGCAAGCAGATGTACACCGCAACCGGTAGTGGTTCCCATCAGTACTTCGGAGACACAGTCGCGATGGACGGCGATACGTTGCTGGTCGGCGCACCACACGCACAGTTCGGCGACTCGGTCGGTGCAGTATACAAACTGGAGCAACCGTCCAATACAACCGACCCGCGAGGGACATATTTCACAGCGCCCGATACGTCCGAGCAGTTCGGTTCCCAGATAGCGACCACGAACGGAACGACAATCGTCGCAGGCAGGCATTCTGAGAATGGATTCGTCTACGTCTACGAACGGTAA
- the menD gene encoding 2-succinyl-5-enolpyruvyl-6-hydroxy-3-cyclohexene-1-carboxylic-acid synthase, protein MTAPNRATLWGETLVEELVAAGVSGVVLAPGSRSTPLTTAFAAHDDIETFSQLDERSAAFFALGRSRRLGEPTALVCTSGTAAANFHPAVIEANQSRVPLVVLTADRPPELQDSGANQTIDQEKLYGDAVRYYRTLPEPTPEARTLRSLRTTADRAVQRATATPPGPVHLNVPVAKPLEPTDVPGDVPDDLADRAPLGAAGRDGPFVRTTTGRQTLDTGAVADLADSLATVDRGLLVAGPANEPTPARDALASLAEATGFPVLADPLSGHRFGHDGPLVCGGYDAYLDAAGAWPDPDVVVRFGASPTSKVLRHYLRDHAARQLVVDPAGGWREAEFTATDLLVADPTWLSERLAGRIDGSADSGWRDRFRRAERIHWENVSDAVGAEQFEGAVLSTVASEAPDPATLVVSNSMPVRDLDRFGRPRHGDLTVLGNRGASGIDGVTSTALGAGSATDDPLVLVIGDLAFYHDMNGLLAVERCGVDATIVLLHNDGGGIFHMLPIEDFDPPFTEYFKTPHGIDFEPVGDLYGLEYAIVEDLADFETAYTDSVESDGTQVIEVRFDADESHRTRERLAERIRSAVR, encoded by the coding sequence ATGACTGCACCGAACCGAGCCACCCTCTGGGGCGAGACGCTGGTCGAGGAACTGGTCGCGGCAGGGGTCAGCGGCGTCGTCCTCGCGCCCGGGAGCCGGTCGACACCGCTGACGACTGCCTTTGCCGCCCACGACGACATCGAGACGTTTTCACAGCTGGACGAGCGCTCGGCGGCCTTCTTCGCGCTGGGCCGTTCCCGGCGGCTGGGCGAGCCGACCGCGCTGGTCTGTACTTCGGGCACCGCGGCCGCGAACTTTCACCCGGCCGTCATCGAGGCCAACCAGTCCCGCGTCCCGCTGGTGGTCCTGACGGCCGATCGGCCGCCCGAGCTACAGGACAGCGGCGCGAACCAGACGATCGACCAGGAGAAGCTCTACGGGGACGCCGTCCGGTACTACCGGACCCTGCCCGAACCCACCCCCGAGGCGCGAACGCTACGATCGCTGCGGACGACTGCCGATCGGGCCGTCCAGCGGGCGACGGCCACACCGCCCGGGCCAGTACACCTGAACGTCCCCGTAGCGAAACCCCTGGAACCGACCGACGTACCCGGCGACGTGCCCGACGATCTGGCCGACCGCGCGCCGCTGGGGGCCGCGGGCCGGGACGGGCCGTTCGTCCGCACGACGACGGGGCGACAGACGCTCGATACCGGCGCCGTCGCCGATCTGGCTGATTCGCTCGCCACCGTCGATCGGGGGCTACTCGTCGCCGGTCCGGCGAACGAGCCGACTCCCGCACGCGACGCGCTCGCGTCGCTGGCCGAAGCGACCGGCTTTCCTGTGCTGGCCGATCCGCTCTCGGGCCATCGCTTCGGGCACGACGGCCCGCTCGTCTGTGGCGGCTACGACGCCTATCTCGACGCCGCCGGGGCGTGGCCCGACCCCGATGTCGTCGTCCGGTTCGGGGCCTCGCCCACCTCGAAAGTCCTCAGACACTACCTGCGGGACCACGCTGCTCGCCAACTTGTCGTCGATCCCGCGGGCGGCTGGCGGGAGGCGGAGTTCACTGCGACGGATCTCCTCGTGGCCGACCCGACCTGGCTGAGCGAGCGACTGGCCGGCCGAATCGACGGCTCGGCGGACAGCGGCTGGCGCGACCGATTTCGTCGGGCCGAACGGATCCACTGGGAGAACGTCTCCGACGCCGTCGGGGCCGAACAGTTCGAGGGGGCGGTCCTCTCGACGGTCGCCAGTGAGGCGCCCGATCCGGCCACGCTGGTCGTCTCGAATAGCATGCCAGTCCGGGATCTCGACCGGTTCGGCCGGCCCCGGCACGGCGATCTGACTGTGCTTGGCAACCGCGGTGCCAGCGGGATCGACGGAGTCACAAGCACCGCGCTCGGCGCCGGTAGCGCCACCGACGACCCGCTCGTGCTCGTCATCGGTGATCTGGCGTTCTATCACGATATGAACGGGTTACTGGCAGTCGAGCGCTGCGGCGTCGACGCGACGATCGTCCTGCTGCACAACGACGGCGGCGGGATCTTCCATATGCTCCCGATCGAGGACTTCGACCCGCCGTTCACGGAGTACTTCAAGACGCCACACGGGATCGATTTCGAGCCTGTCGGTGATCTCTACGGGCTGGAATACGCCATCGTCGAGGACCTCGCGGACTTCGAGACGGCCTACACCGACTCCGTCGAAAGCGACGGCACGCAGGTCATCGAGGTCCGGTTCGACGCCGACGAGAGCCACCGGACTCGCGAGCGTCTCGCCGAACGGATCCGGTCGGCCGTCCGTTGA
- a CDS encoding M48 family metallopeptidase: MLELHAVFLTVVVGTELSFATLSLLNVRHGAATVAERTEWVTERLGVDDTERLLDYQRAGTGLSLLRSVVGLAVVLLVLYSGLFGDAVAAIERIALPPVARGVVFFVGLVTAVRIAGAPFSLYETFVVEEQFGFNQQSPRLWVRDFLVGLGVSIVLTAIVAGGVLLTLSLLPEWWWIGAWGLFVAFSLAMLVIYPRVIAPLFYEFEPIESGDLRDAVDDVFERAGFACEQVYQMDASSRSSHSNAYFVGFGRTKRVVLFDTLIEQMDHGEIKSVLAHELAHWKKGHIWKQLASSALRIGIVLGVFAVLIEQPWLYGMFGVPETAYAGLALGALWIEPLLRLSAPLENKLSLAHEREADSFAVEVMGGGVALADALANLTSENLANPFPHPLYATFHYTHPPIPERIRYIESEGDAASDSDPG; the protein is encoded by the coding sequence ATGCTCGAATTGCATGCGGTCTTTCTGACCGTGGTCGTGGGGACCGAGCTCTCCTTTGCAACACTGTCACTGCTCAATGTCAGGCACGGGGCCGCGACCGTTGCCGAACGGACGGAGTGGGTGACCGAGCGCCTCGGCGTCGATGACACCGAGCGACTGCTCGACTATCAGCGCGCCGGCACCGGGCTGTCGCTGTTGCGATCAGTTGTCGGGCTGGCCGTCGTCCTGCTCGTGCTGTACTCCGGGCTGTTCGGCGACGCCGTCGCCGCCATCGAGCGCATCGCGCTCCCGCCGGTCGCGCGCGGCGTGGTCTTTTTCGTCGGACTAGTCACAGCCGTGCGGATCGCCGGCGCTCCGTTCTCGCTGTACGAGACGTTCGTCGTCGAGGAGCAGTTCGGCTTCAACCAGCAGTCGCCACGGCTGTGGGTCCGGGATTTCCTCGTCGGACTCGGGGTCTCGATCGTTCTGACCGCGATCGTCGCTGGCGGCGTCCTGTTGACACTGTCGCTGTTGCCCGAGTGGTGGTGGATCGGTGCCTGGGGGCTGTTCGTCGCCTTCTCGCTCGCGATGCTGGTGATCTATCCGCGGGTGATCGCACCGCTGTTCTACGAGTTCGAGCCGATCGAGAGCGGCGATCTCCGGGACGCCGTCGATGACGTCTTCGAGCGAGCCGGCTTCGCCTGCGAGCAGGTGTATCAGATGGACGCCTCCAGTCGCTCCTCGCACTCGAACGCCTACTTCGTCGGCTTCGGCCGGACCAAGCGTGTCGTCCTGTTCGATACGCTGATCGAGCAGATGGATCACGGGGAGATCAAAAGCGTCCTCGCGCACGAACTCGCCCACTGGAAGAAGGGCCACATTTGGAAACAACTCGCCAGTTCAGCGCTGCGGATCGGGATCGTCCTGGGGGTCTTTGCGGTCCTGATCGAGCAGCCCTGGCTCTACGGAATGTTCGGCGTTCCGGAGACGGCCTACGCCGGACTCGCCCTCGGAGCGCTGTGGATCGAACCGTTGCTGCGTCTCAGCGCGCCCCTGGAGAACAAGCTCTCGCTGGCACACGAACGCGAGGCCGATAGTTTCGCCGTCGAGGTCATGGGCGGCGGTGTTGCGCTGGCGGATGCGCTGGCGAACCTGACGAGCGAGAACCTCGCAAACCCGTTCCCGCATCCCCTCTATGCCACGTTCCACTACACGCACCCGCCGATCCCCGAGCGCATCCGTTACATCGAGAGTGAGGGCGATGCCGCCTCCGATAGTGACCCCGGCTGA